The following coding sequences are from one Collimonas arenae window:
- a CDS encoding methyl-accepting chemotaxis protein — translation MTWFYNLKIATKLLLSFSLILILTIVLGVTSIGQLGQVNATTKDISSNWLPSVRVLLTLKSNLALLRNIEMQHVMSNDVADMDGSAKFISDIKVNLQKNMTDYAPMVTEQERPGYEKLKEHFPAYLELDKKVIEESRMFKKDDALKDIRGDSLAAIVELDKEVEALVKINSDGSDQAARQGETIYTSGRNWIIGLMMVMVVIGFGLALWIARVVSRPLGFAVEVARRVADGDLTADIEVRSSDETGQLMQALKDMNESLQKIVGEVRGGTDRIATASGQIAAGNQNLSQRTEEQASSLEETAASMEQLTSTVKQNADNASQANQLAVSASEVAIHGGSVVTQVVSTMGSINASSKKIVDIIGVIDGIAFQTNILALNAAVEAARAGEQGRGFAVVAAEVRNLAQRSAAAAKEIKALIDDSVEKVGVGTKLVDQAGTTMDEIVASVRRVTDIMGEITAASQEQTAGIEQINQAISQMDQVTQQNAALVEEAAAAAGSLQEQASTLASVVSAFKLERTQMTAQAKRVIDITPHAQMLQSRAA, via the coding sequence ATGACCTGGTTCTACAACTTGAAAATCGCGACCAAGCTGCTACTGTCGTTTTCCCTGATATTGATCCTGACCATCGTGCTCGGCGTGACCTCGATTGGGCAGCTTGGGCAAGTCAACGCCACCACTAAAGATATCAGCAGCAACTGGCTGCCCAGCGTGCGGGTACTGCTGACCCTGAAGAGCAACCTGGCGTTGTTGCGCAATATCGAAATGCAGCATGTCATGTCGAATGACGTGGCGGACATGGACGGCAGCGCGAAATTCATCAGTGACATCAAGGTGAATCTGCAAAAGAACATGACCGACTATGCGCCAATGGTTACTGAACAGGAACGGCCAGGATATGAAAAGTTAAAGGAACATTTTCCGGCATATCTGGAATTGGACAAGAAGGTGATTGAAGAGTCGCGCATGTTCAAGAAGGACGATGCGTTGAAAGACATTCGTGGCGACTCCCTGGCGGCCATCGTCGAGCTGGACAAGGAAGTCGAGGCATTGGTAAAGATCAATTCCGACGGTAGCGATCAGGCAGCCAGGCAGGGCGAAACCATCTATACATCAGGGCGTAACTGGATCATCGGCTTGATGATGGTCATGGTAGTGATCGGCTTTGGCCTGGCGCTTTGGATTGCGCGGGTCGTTTCACGACCGCTGGGGTTTGCGGTGGAAGTTGCGCGTCGCGTCGCCGACGGCGACCTGACTGCCGACATCGAAGTCAGATCCAGCGATGAGACCGGCCAGTTGATGCAAGCCTTGAAGGACATGAACGAGAGCCTGCAAAAAATCGTCGGCGAGGTGCGTGGCGGTACCGACAGGATCGCCACCGCCTCCGGCCAGATTGCCGCCGGCAACCAGAACCTGTCGCAACGGACTGAGGAACAGGCCAGTTCGCTGGAAGAAACTGCAGCTTCGATGGAGCAGCTCACATCAACTGTCAAACAGAATGCCGACAATGCCAGCCAGGCCAACCAGCTTGCGGTGTCGGCCTCAGAAGTGGCGATCCATGGCGGCAGCGTGGTGACCCAGGTGGTCAGCACGATGGGTTCGATCAACGCCTCTTCGAAGAAGATCGTCGACATCATCGGTGTGATTGACGGTATTGCCTTCCAGACCAATATTCTGGCCCTGAACGCGGCAGTCGAGGCGGCGCGTGCCGGAGAACAGGGCCGCGGGTTTGCGGTGGTAGCGGCGGAAGTGCGCAACCTGGCACAACGTTCGGCCGCCGCCGCCAAGGAAATAAAGGCGTTGATTGACGATTCTGTGGAAAAAGTCGGGGTCGGCACCAAGCTGGTTGACCAAGCCGGCACTACGATGGATGAAATTGTCGCCAGCGTACGGCGCGTGACAGACATCATGGGTGAGATCACGGCTGCCAGCCAGGAGCAAACCGCAGGCATTGAGCAGATCAACCAGGCCATCAGCCAGATGGATCAGGTAACCCAGCAGAATGCAGCGCTGGTGGAAGAGGCTGCAGCGGCCGCCGGCAGCTTGCAGGAACAGGCCAGCACGCTGGCCAGCGTGGTGAGCGCTTTCAAGCTGGAACGGACACAGATGACGGCGCAGGCTAAACGCGTGATAGATATCACGCCGCATGCGCAGATGCTGCAGAGCAGGGCGGCGTAA